One genomic segment of Paenibacillus xylanexedens includes these proteins:
- the codB gene encoding cytosine permease, with the protein MSKQDQEFSWQAVPKSQRNHFWKTLSVMLGFTFFSASMLAGGTLGVSLTFMEFIGIVLAGNLVLGIYTGALAHIAAKTGLSTHLLAKYAFGAKGSYLPSFLLGFTQVGWFGVGVAMFAIPVAKAMDWNVYLLIIVFGLAMTASAIFGMKSLVILGYIAVPAIAILGGYSMFEGAGSLGGLQGLLEYTPTQSLTAAAALTICIGSFISGGTLTPDFARFSRTSKQAVTATVIAFFLGNSLMFLFGAVGAMAYNLADISEVMFLQGLIIPAIIVLGLNIWTTNDNALYASGLGFANITKISKKFFVIVNGIVGTVFAMWMYNNFVSFLNVLGAAVPSIGAIIIADYFIVKRRNYKPFADMSFKNVNWVAMVAWAIGVAFAQLAPGVTPLNALLGTAVAYIVLMLIVPAKESKEMGKINDYTERKIAG; encoded by the coding sequence ATGAGCAAACAAGATCAAGAGTTTTCATGGCAAGCTGTGCCGAAATCACAAAGAAACCACTTTTGGAAGACGTTATCCGTCATGCTCGGTTTCACTTTCTTCTCTGCAAGCATGCTGGCAGGAGGCACGTTGGGAGTAAGCTTGACGTTCATGGAGTTTATTGGCATCGTACTTGCAGGTAATCTGGTGCTCGGTATCTACACAGGGGCACTGGCACATATCGCCGCCAAAACGGGCTTGTCCACACATTTGCTCGCTAAATATGCTTTTGGTGCAAAAGGGTCGTATCTACCTTCATTCCTGCTAGGCTTCACACAGGTCGGATGGTTCGGAGTAGGCGTAGCCATGTTCGCGATTCCGGTCGCCAAAGCCATGGATTGGAATGTGTACCTGTTGATTATCGTGTTCGGACTTGCCATGACAGCATCAGCTATCTTTGGTATGAAGTCACTCGTCATTCTCGGATATATCGCGGTTCCTGCGATTGCGATTCTCGGTGGTTACTCCATGTTCGAAGGTGCAGGTTCGCTGGGAGGTCTGCAAGGGTTGCTAGAATACACGCCAACACAGTCGCTTACCGCGGCGGCGGCATTAACGATCTGTATTGGATCATTCATAAGCGGCGGAACGCTGACACCCGATTTTGCCCGGTTTTCCCGAACATCGAAACAGGCAGTTACCGCAACAGTTATTGCATTTTTCCTGGGTAACTCACTCATGTTTCTCTTCGGTGCAGTTGGAGCAATGGCCTATAACCTAGCTGATATCTCGGAGGTCATGTTCCTGCAAGGATTGATCATCCCGGCAATCATCGTTCTGGGGCTTAATATCTGGACGACCAACGATAATGCACTGTACGCTTCGGGTCTTGGTTTTGCGAACATCACCAAAATCTCAAAGAAATTTTTCGTCATCGTAAACGGCATTGTGGGTACCGTATTCGCCATGTGGATGTACAACAACTTCGTCAGTTTCCTGAACGTACTGGGCGCGGCGGTACCATCCATCGGGGCTATTATTATCGCAGATTACTTCATTGTAAAACGTAGAAACTATAAGCCATTTGCTGACATGTCATTCAAAAATGTAAACTGGGTAGCGATGGTCGCATGGGCCATCGGCGTGGCATTCGCCCAACTGGCTCCTGGCGTAACACCATTGAACGCACTGCTTGGTACAGCAGTGGCCTATATCGTCTTGATGCTGATTGTTCCTGCGAAAGAATCCAAAGAAATGGGGAAAATAAATGATTATACAGAACGCAAAATTGCGGGGTAA
- a CDS encoding cytosine deaminase codes for MIIQNAKLRGKEGLWNIVVKDGKFERITQLLETTENEEILDVNGSLVLPPFIEPHIHLDTTLTAGEPEWNLSGTLFEGIQRWSERKAFLTHEDVKTRSKTALKWQLAQGIQHVRTHVDVTDPSLIAVKAMLEVKEEMAPYMDIQLVAFPQEGIHSYPNGAELLEESLKMGVDVVGGIPHFEFTREYGVDSMKVAFDLAEKYDRLIDIHCDEIDDEQSRFVEVVAKEAYERGLGSRTTASHTTAMGSYNDAYTYKLFRLLKMADLNFVSNPLVNIHLQGRFDTYPKRRGLTRVKELQEAGLNVCFGHDDIFDPWYPLGTGNMLQVLHMGIHASQLLGYDQIVNSIDLITKNSARTLHIEDVYGIEEGKPANFIVLEAENEYEAVRKQAGVLYSYRGGRKIAESKPRDTSIIFEGGTEKVTFNK; via the coding sequence ATGATTATACAGAACGCAAAATTGCGGGGTAAAGAAGGACTATGGAATATCGTTGTGAAAGACGGAAAGTTCGAACGAATCACACAATTGCTGGAAACGACCGAAAATGAAGAGATCCTGGATGTCAACGGATCGCTTGTGCTGCCACCGTTCATTGAGCCGCATATTCATCTCGATACAACGCTCACAGCAGGTGAGCCGGAATGGAATCTAAGCGGAACGCTGTTCGAAGGCATCCAACGCTGGTCAGAGCGCAAGGCTTTCTTGACACATGAAGATGTCAAAACACGGTCTAAAACGGCACTGAAGTGGCAATTGGCACAGGGTATCCAACATGTACGGACTCATGTGGACGTTACTGATCCAAGCTTAATTGCCGTTAAAGCAATGCTTGAAGTGAAAGAAGAAATGGCTCCATATATGGACATCCAGCTTGTTGCTTTTCCACAGGAAGGCATTCACTCTTATCCAAACGGGGCAGAATTGCTGGAAGAGTCGCTGAAAATGGGCGTTGACGTGGTCGGCGGCATTCCACACTTCGAATTCACACGGGAATACGGCGTTGATTCAATGAAAGTTGCGTTTGATCTGGCCGAAAAATACGATCGTCTTATCGATATCCATTGCGATGAAATCGATGACGAGCAATCCCGTTTCGTAGAAGTTGTTGCCAAGGAAGCTTACGAACGTGGACTGGGTTCACGAACAACGGCAAGCCACACGACAGCAATGGGGTCATACAATGACGCTTATACGTACAAGTTGTTCCGTTTGCTGAAGATGGCCGATTTGAACTTTGTCTCCAATCCGCTGGTTAACATTCACCTGCAAGGACGCTTCGACACGTATCCGAAGAGAAGAGGGCTGACGCGTGTCAAAGAGTTGCAGGAAGCAGGTCTGAATGTATGCTTCGGTCATGATGACATCTTTGATCCTTGGTATCCGCTCGGTACAGGCAACATGCTGCAAGTACTGCACATGGGGATTCATGCTTCGCAGTTGCTTGGTTACGACCAGATCGTGAATTCGATCGACCTCATTACGAAAAACAGCGCAAGAACGTTACACATTGAGGATGTGTACGGTATTGAAGAAGGTAAACCTGCCAACTTCATCGTACTTGAAGCAGAGAACGAATATGAGGCTGTTCGCAAACAAGCCGGCGTACTTTATTCCTACAGAGGCGGCCGTAAAATTGCGGAATCGAAGCCGCGGGACACATCCATCATTTTTGAAGGCGGTACAGAAAAGGTTACTTTTAATAAATAA